One part of the Oncorhynchus clarkii lewisi isolate Uvic-CL-2024 chromosome 7, UVic_Ocla_1.0, whole genome shotgun sequence genome encodes these proteins:
- the LOC139413475 gene encoding cell division control protein 42 homolog isoform X1, with protein sequence MQTIKCVVVGDGAVGKTCLLISYTTNKFPSEYVPTVFDNYAVTVMIGGEPYTLGLFDTAGQEDYDRLRPLSYPQTDVFLVCFSVVSPSSFENVKEKWVPEITHHCPKTPFLLVGTQIDLRDDPSTIEKLAKNKQKPITPETAEKLARDLKAVKYVECSALTQKGLKNVFDEAILAALEPPEPKKKRKCVLL encoded by the exons ATGCAGACGATCAAATGTGTTGTGGTGGGGGATGGAGCTGTGGGTAAAACCTGTCTGCTCATCTCCTACACCACAAACAAGTTCCCCTCTGAATATGTACCCACG GTGTTTGACAACTATGCTGTAACTGTAATGATAGGAGGGGAGCCCTACACCCTGGGGTTGTTTGACACTGCAG GTCAGGAGGACTATGACAGGTTACGGCCTCTGAGTTACCCCCAGACAGACGTCTTCCTCGTCTGTTTCTCCGTCGTATCCCCCTCTTCCTTCGAAAACGTAAAAGAAAAG tgggTTCCAGAGATCACCCATCACTGTCCAAAGACCCCGTTCCTGTTGGTGGGGACTCAGATAGATCTGCGAGACGACCCGTCCACCATAGAGAAGCTGGCCAAGAACAAGCAGAAGCCCATCACTCCTGAGACGGCAGAGAAACTGGCCAGAGACCTCAAGGCTGTCAAATACGTTGAGTGCTCAGCTCTCACGCAG AAAGGCCTAAAGAATGTGTTTGATGAGGCGATACTGGCTGCGCTGGAGCCTCCCGAGCCCAAGAAGAAACGCAAATGTGTGCTGCTATGA
- the LOC139413475 gene encoding cell division control protein 42 homolog isoform X2: MQTIKCVVVGDGAVGKTCLLISYTTNKFPSEYVPTVFDNYAVTVMIGGEPYTLGLFDTAGQEDYDRLRPLSYPQTDVFLVCFSVVSPSSFENVKEKWVPEITHHCPKTPFLLVGTQIDLRDDPSTIEKLAKNKQKPITPETAEKLARDLKAVKYVECSALTQRGLKNVFDEAILAALEPPETQRKRKCCIF; this comes from the exons ATGCAGACGATCAAATGTGTTGTGGTGGGGGATGGAGCTGTGGGTAAAACCTGTCTGCTCATCTCCTACACCACAAACAAGTTCCCCTCTGAATATGTACCCACG GTGTTTGACAACTATGCTGTAACTGTAATGATAGGAGGGGAGCCCTACACCCTGGGGTTGTTTGACACTGCAG GTCAGGAGGACTATGACAGGTTACGGCCTCTGAGTTACCCCCAGACAGACGTCTTCCTCGTCTGTTTCTCCGTCGTATCCCCCTCTTCCTTCGAAAACGTAAAAGAAAAG tgggTTCCAGAGATCACCCATCACTGTCCAAAGACCCCGTTCCTGTTGGTGGGGACTCAGATAGATCTGCGAGACGACCCGTCCACCATAGAGAAGCTGGCCAAGAACAAGCAGAAGCCCATCACTCCTGAGACGGCAGAGAAACTGGCCAGAGACCTCAAGGCTGTCAAATACGTTGAGTGCTCAGCTCTCACGCAG CGAGGGCTGAAGAATGTATTTGATGAAGCTATCCTAGCCGCCCTAGAGCCACCAGAGACGCAAAGAAAGAGGAAGTGCTGTATATTCTAA